A part of Halorhodospira halophila genomic DNA contains:
- the rpmJ gene encoding 50S ribosomal protein L36, which yields MKVRASVKRICRNCKIVKRRGTVRVICTEARHKQRQG from the coding sequence ATGAAAGTCAGGGCATCGGTCAAGCGGATTTGCCGCAACTGCAAGATCGTGAAGCGGCGCGGGACCGTGCGGGTCATCTGCACGGAGGCGCGGCACAAGCAACG